One segment of Streptomyces sp. NBC_00454 DNA contains the following:
- a CDS encoding N-acetyltransferase family protein, producing the protein MEYTTVTDTTAAGRKLDDLAPVYEAVFAEPPYLEGPRDVADFLERYQREHKTPGFRLVLALDAGRLAGFAYGLPLASNTGWWTGFLDTDPPDEFTREDGHRTFVVMELAVLADQRGHGVGHALHNALLDGVTAERVTLTVRPEAPAATWYERLGYQLVGLTQPWDGAPVYRSMIKPLRNQDVSA; encoded by the coding sequence GTGGAGTACACCACCGTCACCGACACCACCGCCGCCGGACGAAAGCTCGACGACCTCGCCCCCGTCTACGAAGCTGTGTTCGCCGAACCCCCGTACCTGGAGGGCCCCCGCGACGTCGCCGACTTCCTGGAGCGCTACCAGCGCGAGCACAAAACCCCAGGATTCAGGCTGGTCCTCGCCCTCGACGCAGGCCGGCTCGCCGGATTCGCGTACGGGCTACCCCTCGCATCCAACACCGGATGGTGGACCGGGTTCCTCGACACCGACCCGCCGGACGAGTTCACCCGCGAAGACGGACACCGCACCTTCGTCGTGATGGAACTCGCCGTGCTCGCCGACCAGCGCGGCCATGGCGTCGGCCACGCCCTGCACAACGCCCTCCTGGACGGGGTGACCGCCGAACGGGTCACCCTCACCGTCCGCCCCGAAGCGCCCGCCGCCACCTGGTACGAACGCCTGGGCTACCAGCTGGTGGGCCTCACACAACCCTGGGACGGCGCACCCGTGTACCGGTCCATGATCAAACCCCTGCGGAACCAGGACGTCTCCGCCTAG